In Sphingomonas sp. SUN019, the genomic window CGAGGTCAACAGCAATGTAACCGGCATCACCATATCGCGCGCACCAGGATGAACGCCTCGGCAGCGCGGCGATGGACCGTCGCGCCGCGCAGCACGGCAAGCGCGCGAATCGCTTCAGGCGAGCGTTCATCGGGAAAATCGCGGCATTGCGACGCGAAGGCGGCGAAGGCGGCTAGCTTCCGCTCCAGCGTATCGGCGATGTCGATGAACACGGTCGGCGCGAAGGCCGGATCGATTCCCGGCGCGCCCCAATTGGTTTCGGACAGCGTCTCATACGCCAGCAGCCGCGCGGGCGCAGCGTCGTCGCGTGGGCGCGCGACGACCAGACAGGAACGGAAGACCAATTGGTGATCGAGATGCACGTCGCCAACGAAAGGTACGAACGCGGTGCCGGGACGGACCGCGGCGAATATGCGTGCGATGGCCGCATTCAGGTCGGCATGCGGCAAGCGATCGAGCTCGGCGGCGGGCAGATCGAGCCAATGCGTCTGCGTGACGCCCAGCATTCGATGCGACACCGCGGCCTCGGCGCGCACGGCCGCGACTTGCTCGGCCGAAAAACGCGGGCGCGCGCCGGTCGTGACGATCGCGACGTGGACATCGCGTCCCGCCTCGGTCAACCGCGCGATCGTGCCGCCGCACCCCAACACTTCATCGTCAGGGTGCGGTGCGACGATCAGGACAGGGCCGGAATCGTCATTGAGTACGGTCATTGCGCGGTCCCGAGATGACTGTGCATCGCTGGCGGCTTGATCGCGTCCGATTCGACGATGAGCAGCGCGCGCCCGTCGCCGCAGCAGACCGCGAACCCATCGGCGTCACGCGCGATCACCTGACCCGGCAGAGCGTGGTGTCGCGCGCCGTCTTGCCAAGGCTCGGTTCGCCAGATCGTGATCCGGGCGTCGCGCGCCTCGGTGAACGCGCCGGGATATGGGCGGCCGACCGCGCGGACCAGACGGTGGATGTCGTCGGCCGGACGCCGCCAGTCGATCCGCCCGTCGTCGGGACGACGGCGCGTCGCCCAGGTCGCGAGCCGCTCGTCCTGCACCTCGCCCGCGACCTCGCCCTGCGCCAGCCGCGGCAGCAGGTCGTCGAGCATGTCATACAGGGCGCCCATGTGCTTCGCATACAGGGTCAACGCGGTTTCGTCGGGCGCGACGTGGAAGAAGCGTTGCGCCATGATCGCGCCGCTGTCGACGCCGTCGTCGATCCGGAACAAGGTCGATCCGGTGATCTTCTCGTCGAGCAGGATCGTCCACGGGATTGTCGCCCGGCCGCGGAGCCGAGGCAGCGCGGCGGTGTGGTAGCCCACGACGCGGTCGTTCACCGCCGCGCGCAGCGCCGGGCCGCACAATTGCGACCAGCCGATCACGAACGTCATGTCGGGCGCGACCGCGCGGACCTGTTCGACGAATGCTGCGCCATTGCCTTCGACGACATGGATAAGCTGCGCCCCCGCGGCCGCCGCCGGATCGGTCAGGTCGACATAATCCGAGTGGCGCGCGGCGCGGTCTGGCGGCAGCGTGGCGACCGCCGCCAGCGTCCAGCCCGGCGCGGCGGCGATGGCGTCCAGCGCGACGCGCGTGCCTTCAACCGCGCCGATCAGCAGTGCGCGCATAGGCCCTCTCGATCTGGTGTGAGCGGACCGTTTCGCCACCGACGACGACCCACAAGGTGCGCGCGACGATCCGTGCGTCGAGCGACAGCGACCGATGCGCGATATACCACAGGTCCAGCGCAACCTTGTCGCCGTCCCCCAACAACGCATTGCCGTTGACCTGCGCCCAGCCGGTCATCCCCGGCCGCACCGCGCCGCGCGCGACACCTTTGGAGCCCATCGCCTGAATGGTGGGCGGCAGCAGCGGGCGCGGGCCGATCAGGCTCATGTCGCGCCGTAGCACGTTCCACAGGCCCGGCAGTTCGTCCAGCCGCGCGCGACGGAGCACGCGGCCGGTGGGGGTCAGCCGCTCGGCGTCGGGCAGCGGATCGCCCGCGGCGTCGACGCTGTCCCGCATCGTGCGGAACTTGCGCAGCGTGAAAGGAATGCCGTCGCGGCCCGCGCGCGTCTGCGCAAACATGACCGGGCGGCCGAGGGTGGCGAACACCACCAGCGCGACCAGCGCCATGACCGGCATCGCCAGCAGCATCGCGACCATCGCGAGCGGCAGTTCGATCGCGGGCCGGTCCCCCAGCGCACGCCGCGTCGCGACGGCGGCGGAGGGAGCGCCCCGCTGCAATCCCATCGCAGCGATGATCCGGTCGTTCACCTTGTCTACGTCGTACACGTCCTCGGCGATCGTGCGTGACGCCGCACCCATCGACGCCGCCAGCGCGGGATCGTCGACGAAGCATTGCATCGCCGCCGCGAGCGCATCGGCATCGCGCGGCGGCACGAGCAAGCCGTTCGTGCCTTCGGTGATCGGCTCGCGGCAGCCGGGCATGTTTGTGGTGACGATTGCGCGTCCAGTGGCCATCGCCTCCAGGATCGTGCGTGGAAGACCCTCCCGGTAATAGCTTGGCAGGACGAAGACGCTTGCGCGGGCGAGCATCGGGGCGACGTCCCGCGTCTCGCCGAGATATTCCACATCGCCCGATCGCGCCCAGCGATCGATGTCGGCGCGGGTGATGCCGGTCGGGTTGGGATCGAGCGGTCCGAGAATCTGGAAGCGCACCGCGGGATGCCGCGCGCGGATCGCGCGGGCGGCGGCGACGAATTCCGCCAGTCCCTTGTCGCGCATCAGGCGCGCGACCATCAGGAACGTGAGCGGACCGGGCGGTAGCGGCGCATGCGCGAAGCGGTGCACATCGACCCCCGACCCCGGCAGTTGATCGACCGGCTGCGCATCCACGATCCCCAGCGCGCGCATCTCTGAGGCGTCGTCGCGATTGAAGACGAAGATGCGTTCGGCGCGTGCGACTGCGGCGCGGTACATTCGCGACAGCACCACACGCAACGCGCGCCGCCGCGCCCCGCCGCCGTCGCTGAAGACATGGCCGAGCCCGCTGACCATCGCGAAGAAGCGGATGCCGCCGACGATCCGGCTGGCCAGCCCGCCATAGACGATCGGTTTCTGCGTATAGGCCAGCAGGACGTCGGGGCGTTCGGCGCGCAACAGCCGGACGAGCCGCCGAAGCGTCGCAAGATCCTGCAGCGGATTCGCGCCGGTGCGATCCATCGCTACGGCCACATATCGCACGCCGATCTTCGCCAGCGCCGCGGCCTCCGGCGGCGCGGGATCGGGGGCGCAGGCAACCACCTCATGCCCCTCCGCCACCATTCGCGCGAGCAATGCGCCGCGGAAGTTGACCAAGGAATAGGCCAGGCTGGCGAGAACGACGATCTTCATCCCGCGACCATCTGTTCCGTGCGGCAGGCGGCCGTCGTCCGGCCCTGCGGCGCCACCGCGTCGCCGCGCAGGATCGCGCTGTACAATTGGCGATAGCGGCGGGCGACGCTGTCGATCTCGAATTCGTCGACGACCCGTGCGCGCGCCGCGATCCCGCGGCCGTGGCGTTCGGTCGCGCCGTCCTCTCCCAGCCGGACCAGCGCTGCCGCCATCCCCGTGACGTCGCCGGGCGGCACGATCGTTCCGCTTTCGCCCAGCACCCAGGCGCTGTCCCCCACGTCGGTCGCCACGCACGGTATGCCGCAGGCCATCGCCTCCCCCAGGATATTGGGAAAGGCCTCTCCCCAGGCGGATGACAACGCGACGATATCGACGCCGGGCAACCATTCCGCGACATCGGTGCGTTCACCGACCAGCGTCACGCGGGTCGAGGGAATCTGCCGTGCGATGCGATCCGCCAGCGCGCGGGGCGGCCCGTCCAGGCCGGTGCCGACCAGCAGCAGATGCAGATCGACTCCTGCCGCGCGGGCGCGCGCGACGGCATCGACCAGGGTCGCGTGGTCCTTCATCGGGTGTAGCCGCGCCACCATCGCCACCACGATCGGCCCCGGCGGCACCCCGAACCGTTGTTCCAGCGCCGTACGGCCCGCGGGATCGGGACGGAAGCGGCCGCAGTCGAAGCCGTTGGCGATATAGATCGAGCGTTCGGGCGCGAAGCCCACCGCCTCATGTTGCCGCGCCGCGACCTGCGAATTGTAGACGATCGCCGCCGTGCCGCGCGACAGCCGTGCGCTGAGCGCGATCAGCCGCCGCGTCGCACGGCTTTCCAGCGCCAGGTCGACCAGCGAATGTCGCACGTTCCACACCACCGGCGTCCCGCGCGTCTGAAGTGCGCCCGCGATGCTGGCGGCGAGATTGCCGTGGTACATCCAGCCCTGCAGCAGATCGGGCCGAACCCGGCCGGTAATGCGCAACAGCCGCACGATCGCGGCCGGCCCCGGCAACCCGCGCGCCATGCCCAGCGTGTAGACCGGCGCCTCCTCTCGCGAGGGAGTCAGAACGCCCGGTTTCAGCATCGACACGATCGCGTGGCGCGATCCGCCGTGCCGGGGTTCGGCCTCGATCAGCTTGACCAGCATCGTCTGCGCGCCGCCCATGTCGAGGCTGGTCGACACGTGCTGGATCGTGGCGCCGTGGTGCCGCGGCAATCGTCGCGTCATGCCGCGATCCTGCGATCCCGGACCCGGCCGTCCCATATTGTGCGCACGCCTGCGCGGCGCGCCGAAGAAAACCATGTGCGCATCGTGTTCCACCCCATCACACGCGTCCCACCACCCCGAAGCTAGAGCGGCGACGCCATGCAAACAGTTGCGATTCCGGGTATCGCCCGGATGGAAAAGGCGCGGCTCCAATGGCGACCGCACGACGCGAATGCCCTTTCGGGATGCATGGGGCATCCGTTTGCGCCGACACAATGGCGCATGGGAGCGCATCGCCCAAAGGGGTAATCCGAAGTCAAATCATGGTGAGCGTGCGGTTAGGGAAGTCGTTCGCCCGAAAGTGAGCGATCGGGGTCAAGATTAGTCGCTGGTCCTTCCGCACGCGCCAATCGCTGCGGTGCGGGCCGAAGCTATGCTGCCCGCTCTGGTGTGGGGGGCAGACCAATGAAGACGACGGTGTCGATTCAGGCGGTGCGGCAACCGCTGCGAACGCTATTGATCATCGGATTGGACACGACCGCCGCAGCGTTTTCGCTGGTCGCGGCGATCGATCTGCGGGTGGGGGCGCCGCGCACGTCGATCGTCCTGGCGGAGGCGCCGTGGGCGGTGTCGGTGTTCGCCGCGACCGCTGCTGCGACCTTCTATCTGTTCGGCCTGCACCGGCGCATCTGGCGCTTTGCGTCGCTGGGCGACCTTTTGGCCATCGCGCAGGCGGTGACGGTGTCCATCCTGGCCTTCTCGCTGATCCTGCTGGCGACCGGATCGATCGGCTGGATGCCGCGGTCGATTCCGGTGATCCAGTGGCTGTTGCTGGTCATGCTGCTGGGCGCGATGCGGATGGCGCGGCGCATGGGCGGCGAATTCATGAGCGGATCGGTCAAGCCGCCGCAACCGACCAAGTCGACGCGGCGCGGATCGCGCAACGCGCTGGTGCTGGGTCCGGGGGACGACGTCGACGTGCTGCTGCGCCGGCTGGAAGCCGATTCGCAATCGGGATTCCGTCCGGTCGGGATCATCGGCGATCTCGGCATCCATCGCCAGACCCGCATTCGCGGCGTGCCGATCCTGGGCGCATACGGCGAACTCGCCCGAGTCGTTGAACGGCTGGAGGCCGAAGGCCGCCGCCCCGAATGCCTGGTGTTCGCGGGCAGCGTCGACCGGATGCGCGGCGCGGCGATGGCGAACATCGTGTCGGGTGCGCAGCTGCTGGGGCTGGAGGTGGCCTATTCCTCCGGGTTCACGGCCTATGGCGACGACGCCGATCGTGCGCCCGATTTCCGCTTCATCAACGTAGCCGACCTGCTCGGGCGGCCGCAATCGACGCTGGATGCGACGCCGGTCGGGGCGGCGATCGCCGGGCGCTGCGTGATGGTGACCGGGGCGGGCGGCACGATCGGGCGCGAGTTGGTGCGGCAGGTGGCCGGATTCCGGCCGGGCAAGCTGATCCTGCTCGATGCGAACGAGTTCAACCTGTACGAAGTCGATCTGGAGATGCGCGAGAATTACCCCGACGTCCCGCGCGCGCCGGTCCTGTGTTCGATTCGCCAGCGGCAGCAACTGATGCGCGTGTTCGACCTGCATCGGCCCGAACTGGTGTTCCACGCCGCCGCGCTGAAGCACGTGCCGCTGGTCGAGGGACATCTGTCGGCGGGTATCCAGACCAACGTGCTGGGCACACGCAACGTGGCCGACGCGGCGCAACGGTATGGCGCGCGGGCGATGATCCAGGTGTCGACCGACAAGGCGGTCAATCCGGTCGGTTTCATGGGGATGACCAAGCGGCTCGGCGAACTCTATGCGCAGGCGCTGGATTTGAACGGCGCCGGCGATCCCGCCGCGCCGCGTTTCATGACGGTGCGGTTCGGCAACGTGCTGGGGTCGAGCGGATCGCTGATCCCGCTGTTTCAGCGTCAGCTGGGTCGCGGCGGACCGCTGACCGTGACGCATCCCGACATCGAACGCTTCTTCATGACTGTCCACGAGGCGGTGCAGCTGGTGCTGCACAGCGCCGCCTGCGGCCTGGACGCGCGGGCCGAACGCGGCCGGATCTTCGTATTGGACATGGGCAAGCCGGTGCGGATCATCGACATCGCGCGGCGGATGATCCGCCTGGCGGGGTTCGAGCCCGAGGTCGACGTCGCGATCGAGATCACCGGCCTGCGGCCGGGCGAGAAACTGTACGAAGAACTGTTCGATGCGATCGAGACGCGGCAGCCGGCGTCGATTCCCGGCGTGTTCGAGGCCGAACCAAAGGCGGTTCCGCTGGCGCAGCTCGACCAGGCGTTCCAGTTGCTTGAGGCGGCGAGCGCGGCGGGGGATGACCGGACCTGCCGTGCGATTGCGGACGACGTGCTGCGACAACGCGAGGACGAACCGATCGTGGCGATCGAGATCGCGGCGAACGATCGTCCGGTCCACGAACTCATCCTGTCGCAGGCCGGCTGATGGCACGCCCGCTGCGCATAGAAAGCGACGTCGCCGCCCCGTTGCCGATCGGCCTGGCGACGCCCGTTCGCGTTCACGACCCGATCCCGACATGGACGCCGCGCCGGGCGCTGACCGCTCCGATCGTCAGCCGCTGGCCATGCCATGACGAGGCGGAGA contains:
- a CDS encoding glycosyltransferase — protein: MTRRLPRHHGATIQHVSTSLDMGGAQTMLVKLIEAEPRHGGSRHAIVSMLKPGVLTPSREEAPVYTLGMARGLPGPAAIVRLLRITGRVRPDLLQGWMYHGNLAASIAGALQTRGTPVVWNVRHSLVDLALESRATRRLIALSARLSRGTAAIVYNSQVAARQHEAVGFAPERSIYIANGFDCGRFRPDPAGRTALEQRFGVPPGPIVVAMVARLHPMKDHATLVDAVARARAAGVDLHLLLVGTGLDGPPRALADRIARQIPSTRVTLVGERTDVAEWLPGVDIVALSSAWGEAFPNILGEAMACGIPCVATDVGDSAWVLGESGTIVPPGDVTGMAAALVRLGEDGATERHGRGIAARARVVDEFEIDSVARRYRQLYSAILRGDAVAPQGRTTAACRTEQMVAG
- a CDS encoding sugar transferase encodes the protein MKIVVLASLAYSLVNFRGALLARMVAEGHEVVACAPDPAPPEAAALAKIGVRYVAVAMDRTGANPLQDLATLRRLVRLLRAERPDVLLAYTQKPIVYGGLASRIVGGIRFFAMVSGLGHVFSDGGGARRRALRVVLSRMYRAAVARAERIFVFNRDDASEMRALGIVDAQPVDQLPGSGVDVHRFAHAPLPPGPLTFLMVARLMRDKGLAEFVAAARAIRARHPAVRFQILGPLDPNPTGITRADIDRWARSGDVEYLGETRDVAPMLARASVFVLPSYYREGLPRTILEAMATGRAIVTTNMPGCREPITEGTNGLLVPPRDADALAAAMQCFVDDPALAASMGAASRTIAEDVYDVDKVNDRIIAAMGLQRGAPSAAVATRRALGDRPAIELPLAMVAMLLAMPVMALVALVVFATLGRPVMFAQTRAGRDGIPFTLRKFRTMRDSVDAAGDPLPDAERLTPTGRVLRRARLDELPGLWNVLRRDMSLIGPRPLLPPTIQAMGSKGVARGAVRPGMTGWAQVNGNALLGDGDKVALDLWYIAHRSLSLDARIVARTLWVVVGGETVRSHQIERAYARTADRRG
- a CDS encoding methionyl-tRNA formyltransferase — protein: MRALLIGAVEGTRVALDAIAAAPGWTLAAVATLPPDRAARHSDYVDLTDPAAAAGAQLIHVVEGNGAAFVEQVRAVAPDMTFVIGWSQLCGPALRAAVNDRVVGYHTAALPRLRGRATIPWTILLDEKITGSTLFRIDDGVDSGAIMAQRFFHVAPDETALTLYAKHMGALYDMLDDLLPRLAQGEVAGEVQDERLATWATRRRPDDGRIDWRRPADDIHRLVRAVGRPYPGAFTEARDARITIWRTEPWQDGARHHALPGQVIARDADGFAVCCGDGRALLIVESDAIKPPAMHSHLGTAQ
- a CDS encoding PIG-L deacetylase family protein, whose protein sequence is MTVLNDDSGPVLIVAPHPDDEVLGCGGTIARLTEAGRDVHVAIVTTGARPRFSAEQVAAVRAEAAVSHRMLGVTQTHWLDLPAAELDRLPHADLNAAIARIFAAVRPGTAFVPFVGDVHLDHQLVFRSCLVVARPRDDAAPARLLAYETLSETNWGAPGIDPAFAPTVFIDIADTLERKLAAFAAFASQCRDFPDERSPEAIRALAVLRGATVHRRAAEAFILVRAIW
- a CDS encoding nucleoside-diphosphate sugar epimerase/dehydratase, translated to MKTTVSIQAVRQPLRTLLIIGLDTTAAAFSLVAAIDLRVGAPRTSIVLAEAPWAVSVFAATAAATFYLFGLHRRIWRFASLGDLLAIAQAVTVSILAFSLILLATGSIGWMPRSIPVIQWLLLVMLLGAMRMARRMGGEFMSGSVKPPQPTKSTRRGSRNALVLGPGDDVDVLLRRLEADSQSGFRPVGIIGDLGIHRQTRIRGVPILGAYGELARVVERLEAEGRRPECLVFAGSVDRMRGAAMANIVSGAQLLGLEVAYSSGFTAYGDDADRAPDFRFINVADLLGRPQSTLDATPVGAAIAGRCVMVTGAGGTIGRELVRQVAGFRPGKLILLDANEFNLYEVDLEMRENYPDVPRAPVLCSIRQRQQLMRVFDLHRPELVFHAAALKHVPLVEGHLSAGIQTNVLGTRNVADAAQRYGARAMIQVSTDKAVNPVGFMGMTKRLGELYAQALDLNGAGDPAAPRFMTVRFGNVLGSSGSLIPLFQRQLGRGGPLTVTHPDIERFFMTVHEAVQLVLHSAACGLDARAERGRIFVLDMGKPVRIIDIARRMIRLAGFEPEVDVAIEITGLRPGEKLYEELFDAIETRQPASIPGVFEAEPKAVPLAQLDQAFQLLEAASAAGDDRTCRAIADDVLRQREDEPIVAIEIAANDRPVHELILSQAG